A segment of the Zingiber officinale cultivar Zhangliang chromosome 8B, Zo_v1.1, whole genome shotgun sequence genome:
ATCTTGTTGTTCTTTGTTACTGtagttaataatatttttatgggATGGAAGTAGAGGAAAAAGGAATTATGTCTTTTTTTAAGAATAATATATTAATGGAAAGAAAAAAAGGGTTGCAGTTTTATTGTCACATTTATGATTAAATCCCTCAACTTATTTATTTTTCGTTTGAGTCATTAATTGTGCAGTAGTGGCGGAACTTGTCTGCCACCCCCTGCGGCACTGACACGAGCATAGTGAAGGCATTTAAATCTCCGACTACTGGCAGGAACAAGCAGTAGATCTCGCTCGCCACCGGCCCCATGTGGGCCGGTCGCCCGTCGCCGAAGTCTACCTCCTCCAGCCCCAGCTTGGTCCACGGCGAGATCACGAGGCTTGCCGACAGGTCCGGTTGCGCCCGTCGCTGCTCCAGCAGATCCACCACCGAGCGCACGTGGTCGTCGTCGACGGCGTCCTTGGCCGCCTGCACCAGCCTGACCCCCATGCTGGCGCCGGAGGCGGCCAACTCCGCCGCCGAAGTCTCCGCGCAAGCCAGCACGAACGCGTTGCCGTAGTACCCGGCGGGGAGCTCCGGCGTAAGCCGCCGGCGTACGTTGACGGAGAAGAGGAGCTTGACTCGGAGCGCCGGCGGCGGGTCCAACGCCCGGACCCACGAGCGCCACACGTGCCACGCGAGGGCCTCGAAGGAGGTGCACTTGAGCAGCGGCACGCACTGCTTCTTGAGGTGCAGGATTTGAGCAGCCGTGAAGGTGATCGAAACAGGGGACAGCGGCTGAGAGAGGAGGAATTGCGCGAGGTCGTCGTGTTCCTGCTCTGGCCTTGTGAACTCGGAGTGGGGGAAGTCGATCCGCTGTGGCTCCCGGGGCTTCAAGAGGCCGCGTCCGTGGAAGGCGGCGACGGGGAGGACGCCGCCGCTGGGCTTGGCGGTGAGCAGGGCCCACGCGTGCAGGAATTGCGCCGTCCCAACGGCGTCACAGATGCAGTGGTTGAACGCGGTGCAGAGGACCATGCCGCCGCAACTTAAATGCGTCACCTGACGCACA
Coding sequences within it:
- the LOC122014442 gene encoding alcohol acyltransferase 9-like, yielding MEVPDCYYIKPPLLVRPCNPTPCHSLYLSNLDDQPFLRFSIKYLYVYRRSVPGAALAASLAKALVEYYPLAGRLVRSSAGEKLEIECNAQGAVLAEAYAEFTADEFLRASARPHQSWRKLLYRQTAESFLDVPPLVVQVTHLSCGGMVLCTAFNHCICDAVGTAQFLHAWALLTAKPSGGVLPVAAFHGRGLLKPREPQRIDFPHSEFTRPEQEHDDLAQFLLSQPLSPVSITFTAAQILHLKKQCVPLLKCTSFEALAWHVWRSWVRALDPPPALRVKLLFSVNVRRRLTPELPAGYYGNAFVLACAETSAAELAASGASMGVRLVQAAKDAVDDDHVRSVVDLLEQRRAQPDLSASLVISPWTKLGLEEVDFGDGRPAHMGPVASEIYCLFLPVVGDLNAFTMLVSVPQGVADKFRHYCTINDSNEK